The following are from one region of the Acidobacteriota bacterium genome:
- a CDS encoding lysophospholipid acyltransferase family protein encodes MSRPLNRSGRPRRSRIRQVAEFVPAWLLFHVIRWFPLGLSFAFSRLAGNVLYAILGRRRRITVGNVRQALGDDIGGKTPERVARESFHALAYLVPEIVRIRRRLARPDAMAWVRREHPHMVPAYEKGRAIHDRYRGCIFVTPHFGNWEALPFAAGLVGIPLVVVVRPLDNEMLERFLYASRRDTGQWFIPRRNSLMPLQNLLAQGKSVGILPDQSTPKGVPVPFLGRTAWTSPVPAILAVFQKRPIVVTACSRTGPMRFDAHVSDPILPLDDYESEKGEIVRLTAAMNRAMEDVIRAHPEQYFWMHNRWKSYDTRF; translated from the coding sequence GTGAGCCGGCCCCTCAACCGGTCGGGAAGACCGCGGCGAAGCCGCATCCGCCAGGTGGCGGAGTTCGTCCCCGCCTGGCTGCTCTTCCACGTGATCCGCTGGTTTCCCCTGGGGCTGTCCTTCGCGTTTTCCCGCCTGGCAGGCAACGTCCTGTACGCCATCCTGGGGCGTCGCCGCCGGATCACCGTGGGCAACGTCCGCCAGGCGCTCGGCGACGACATCGGCGGCAAGACCCCCGAGCGTGTCGCCCGGGAGAGCTTCCACGCCCTGGCCTACCTGGTCCCCGAGATCGTCCGCATCCGCCGGCGCCTGGCCCGCCCCGACGCCATGGCGTGGGTCCGGCGGGAGCACCCCCACATGGTCCCCGCTTACGAGAAGGGTCGGGCAATCCACGACCGGTACCGCGGCTGCATCTTCGTGACGCCCCACTTCGGGAACTGGGAGGCGCTCCCCTTCGCCGCCGGGCTGGTGGGGATCCCCCTGGTGGTGGTGGTCCGACCGCTGGACAACGAGATGCTGGAACGCTTCCTCTACGCCTCCCGCCGGGACACCGGCCAGTGGTTCATCCCCCGCCGGAACTCCCTCATGCCCCTCCAGAACCTCCTGGCCCAGGGGAAGTCGGTGGGGATCCTGCCCGACCAGAGCACGCCGAAGGGGGTCCCCGTCCCCTTCCTGGGGCGGACGGCCTGGACCTCCCCGGTCCCGGCCATCCTGGCAGTCTTCCAGAAACGCCCCATCGTGGTGACCGCCTGCAGCCGGACGGGCCCCATGCGCTTCGACGCGCACGTCAGCGACCCGATCCTCCCGCTGGACGATTACGAGAGCGAGAAGGGCGAGATCGTCCGCCTCACCGCCGCCATGAACCGGGCCATGGAGGACGTCATCCGCGCCCACCCCGAGCAGTACTTCTGGATGCACAACCGCTGGAAAAGCTACGACACCCGCTTCTGA
- a CDS encoding response regulator, producing MTEAPETPRREKPLILMVDDIPQNLQVLTEILMKGDAYEIAAAAGGAEALEAVEELSPDLVLLDIMMPGMDGFEVCRRLKASPRARDIPIIFLTAMTQTADIVRGFEEGAVDYVTKPFNATELLARVRTHLQVRRLIAGLQEALAQVKQLSGLVPICAHCKKIRDDKGFWDAVETYIENHSDARFTHGICPDCVAALYPAFAARHGIQPASPG from the coding sequence ATGACGGAAGCCCCGGAGACCCCCCGGAGGGAAAAACCCCTCATTCTCATGGTGGACGACATCCCCCAGAACCTCCAGGTCCTCACCGAGATCCTGATGAAGGGCGACGCCTACGAGATCGCCGCGGCCGCCGGCGGGGCGGAGGCGCTCGAGGCCGTCGAGGAACTGTCCCCGGACCTCGTCCTCCTGGACATCATGATGCCCGGGATGGACGGCTTCGAGGTCTGCCGGCGGCTGAAGGCTTCCCCCCGGGCCCGGGACATCCCCATCATCTTCCTCACGGCGATGACCCAGACCGCGGACATCGTCCGCGGCTTCGAGGAGGGCGCGGTGGATTACGTGACGAAGCCGTTCAACGCCACGGAACTCCTGGCCAGGGTCCGCACCCATCTCCAGGTCCGCCGGCTGATCGCGGGACTCCAGGAGGCCCTCGCCCAGGTCAAGCAGCTCTCGGGGCTGGTCCCCATCTGCGCCCACTGCAAGAAGATCCGGGACGACAAGGGGTTTTGGGACGCCGTGGAAACCTACATCGAGAACCACTCCGACGCCCGGTTCACCCACGGGATCTGCCCCGACTGCGTGGCGGCGCTCTACCCGGCGTTCGCCGCCCGGCACGGGATCCAGCCCGCCTCCCCCGGCTGA
- the fabG gene encoding 3-oxoacyl-ACP reductase FabG, whose amino-acid sequence MRIDLTGKTALVTGASRGIGKACALALAEAGAHVMVNYRKSADQAAAVRDEIVRKGGFAEVFEADVSEPEPVDDLFQRLSDWRGRLDILVYNAGIIRDSLLGAMGIVDWDRVLSVNLRGAFLCARAAAAYMVPRHAGKIVNVASVTAVQCVRGQANYAASKGGLVSFTRACAVELAPKGIQVNAVLPGMIVTDMSARARQRAGDEILKRIPLGRFGEPEDVARTVVFLASPLADYITGQALGIDGGMSVGG is encoded by the coding sequence ATGCGGATCGACTTGACGGGAAAGACCGCGCTGGTCACGGGGGCTTCCCGCGGCATCGGGAAGGCCTGCGCGCTGGCCCTGGCAGAAGCGGGGGCCCACGTGATGGTCAACTATCGCAAATCGGCCGATCAGGCCGCGGCGGTTCGGGACGAGATCGTCCGGAAGGGCGGTTTCGCCGAGGTGTTCGAGGCGGACGTCTCCGAACCGGAACCCGTCGACGACCTCTTCCAGCGGCTGTCGGACTGGCGGGGCCGCCTGGACATCCTGGTCTACAACGCCGGGATCATCCGGGACAGCCTGCTCGGCGCCATGGGGATCGTGGACTGGGACCGCGTGCTCTCGGTCAACCTGCGGGGCGCCTTCCTCTGCGCGCGCGCCGCCGCGGCCTACATGGTGCCGCGGCACGCCGGGAAGATCGTCAACGTGGCGTCCGTCACCGCGGTGCAGTGCGTGCGGGGGCAGGCCAACTACGCCGCGTCCAAGGGCGGCCTGGTCTCCTTCACCCGCGCCTGCGCGGTGGAGTTGGCCCCCAAGGGGATCCAGGTCAACGCCGTGCTCCCCGGGATGATCGTCACCGACATGAGCGCCCGGGCCCGGCAGCGGGCCGGCGACGAGATCCTCAAGCGGATCCCCCTGGGGCGCTTCGGCGAGCCGGAGGACGTGGCCCGCACCGTGGTCTTCCTCGCCTCCCCCCTGGCCGACTACATCACCGGCCAGGCCCTGGGGATCGACGGGGGAATGAGTGTGGGGGGATAG
- a CDS encoding YbaN family protein, with translation MNHEPHEPHEPGLSPGDCAGRERGECDPTAGGFSPPSKARADRRPHPVHSCSILARALLWAAGWLCVVLGALGVFLPLLPTTPFLLLAAACFLRTAPRSHRWLLESRHLGKFIRNYRDYHGISRGARLFLLAALWLSLGATVALATLPGWARALLAGVGVAVTVHLVKLRTISRRKTGGPGGIPG, from the coding sequence TTGAACCACGAACCACACGAACCACACGAACCGGGCCTCTCGCCGGGGGATTGTGCCGGGCGGGAACGGGGAGAATGCGACCCAACGGCTGGAGGTTTTTCACCCCCATCGAAGGCACGGGCTGATCGCCGACCCCATCCTGTTCATTCCTGTTCGATTCTGGCCCGCGCGCTCCTTTGGGCCGCCGGCTGGCTCTGCGTCGTCCTGGGGGCCCTGGGGGTCTTCCTGCCCCTCCTCCCCACCACCCCGTTCCTCCTCCTGGCCGCCGCCTGTTTCCTGCGCACCGCACCCCGGAGCCATCGTTGGCTCCTCGAGAGCCGGCACCTGGGGAAGTTCATACGGAACTACCGGGATTACCACGGCATCTCCCGGGGCGCCCGGCTTTTTCTCCTGGCCGCGCTCTGGCTTTCCCTGGGCGCCACCGTCGCCCTCGCCACCCTGCCGGGGTGGGCCCGGGCCCTTCTTGCCGGCGTCGGGGTCGCCGTGACGGTCCACCTCGTCAAACTCCGCACCATCTCCCGGAGAAAAACAGGTGGCCCGGGGGGGATTCCGGGTTAA
- a CDS encoding beta-hydroxyacyl-ACP dehydratase — translation MAYSLQPSLEVAVRFLLVDRIVECVPGQHIVGVKNVAMSEDVLEFHFPGNPVMPGMLLTEALVQLAGWLEAAGSDFHHWFLLDTLHRSGFYGFALPGDRVDLRVEVRGEAGHRRVYRGACTVDGRKKVETEFEGVLTPLDKLEDPEVQRRFYERLVRQEVRA, via the coding sequence ATAGCCTATAGCCTACAGCCTTCCTTGGAGGTTGCCGTGAGATTCCTTCTGGTCGACCGGATTGTCGAGTGCGTGCCCGGGCAGCACATCGTCGGGGTGAAAAACGTGGCCATGAGCGAGGACGTCCTGGAGTTCCACTTCCCGGGCAACCCCGTCATGCCGGGGATGCTCCTCACCGAGGCCCTGGTCCAGCTCGCGGGCTGGCTCGAGGCCGCCGGGTCGGACTTTCACCACTGGTTCCTCCTGGACACGCTCCACCGGAGCGGGTTCTACGGCTTCGCCCTCCCGGGTGACCGGGTGGACCTGCGGGTGGAAGTCCGCGGCGAGGCCGGGCATCGTCGGGTCTACCGCGGCGCCTGCACCGTCGACGGCCGAAAGAAGGTGGAGACGGAGTTCGAGGGTGTCCTCACGCCCCTGGACAAACTGGAGGACCCCGAGGTGCAGCGGCGCTTCTACGAGCGCCTGGTCCGGCAGGAGGTCCGGGCATGA
- a CDS encoding response regulator yields the protein MGPKRQVSGEQRARGAARRGIALALALAALVASAPALNPDRRIHEYGVSIWTTESGLPQQTVRAVVQTDDGYLWLATYEGLVRFDGFRFTVFEKSNTPEIRNNSIRNLFLDSQGRMWICSTDGLAYARGGAFRCYTRRDGLPSDFISTLAQDADGFILAGTDHGLSALSGDRFHPVREGGLDRRVITCLAAGAAGGTWVGTARDGLFRLRDGTCARYTVESGLPSNQVQAVCESRRTGVWIGTPKGLARLHQGALRVFTTADGLPDNSINCLFEDQRGSLWVGTENGGLSRFRNGAFTSRYLLNRPSECAVYSINEDLEGSLWVGTWGGLYQFKDDKFALYNRRNGLPVDAVRSLFQDRSGRIWVGTVGGGLLEWKDGRIRTVRLSEKDVSDSVLSMAESPDGTLWLGTYTTGLYALRGDTVTCYTDRLALPRKLVRAVLADAAGHLWVGIDGGGVLMVKEDRVAAVYDTRNGLSDNAVYCLAQSADGSVWAGTYGGRLNQIRDGRVTVWGERQGLTPTPIFTLRPERDGTLWLGTNGGVIRFRAGRFVSITSGDGLASDKAFQIVEDQRGFFWMNSNKGIFRVRKAELDDFADRRKSRVECVLFGREQGYELETTGPAQPAGWLMDNGKVWLASRNGVVVFDPYHIPRNPVPPPVIIESALIDNRPFAVDRPATAEAGAGRVDVAFTAISPMQPRQVRFQYWLEPFDRTWVEGGAERSARYTNIPPGEYTFHVRACNNDGVWNTGGKSFSFRLKPHFYQTVWFYALLALSLVLAGYGLFWVRSRAVNLRREKRQRLNQTLLDLARSEALRRGNVEGLLEELAGGSCRALRLQRTGVWVCDAGATRFRRLILHDREEGTDRREAVLAPDALRDLLSLLEGRRSFAVEDCRKTPPPGPANGGPPWSDRTRALLAVPIQSGGRMKGILCCEHAGSPRAWTHDEQSFAASLADYVSLVLETAERRQAEAELRKAEAQYRGIVENAAEGIFRATPSGRIVTANRAFASILGYAGLREVLEGGGVSFPGHFKDPGQSEALFRQVLEEGSVRGFEFAASLRDGSPAELSVNAHVIRDAEQRALYVEGMLEDVTGKKRAEAMRVAKEAAEKATRAKSDFLANMSHEIRTPLNAIIGFTWLMQQTDLTGRQQDYADKIAVSSEALLGVINEVLDFSKIEAGKLELEAVPFRLSRILDNLEGMFSQKADEKGLTLRVSHAPEIPACLRGDPLRLRQVLINLIGNAVKFTRAGEVEVATEPASREGERVAVRFTVKDSGVGMSAEEVGRLFQPFSQGGSYISRVYGGTGLGLMISQRLVELMGGRIEVASEPGRGSVFSFTVGFAVCDPDVEERAAPAPDLSGLRALIVEDNPVNQQVLWETLAGGGIVSDLASNGREALQALEKQDYDLVLMDIQMPEMDGYEATRLIRENPRYRRLPIIAMTAHAVQGYREECLARGMSDYVTKPIIPETLFATLGRWGREYRASDGPGGSPAPAHSRAATGEPVRPPEPAPGGPSLPDRLPGFDLAEGTRRIGGNRARYARFLADFRGVCTARCEEIRTHRETGDREKLAEAVHGLKGAAGNLSAVDILGACRDVEKALRGEGEGTPAESVEHLLRTLREAEAALSCLEAAATPAPPPRATSPSPTARLRANLAELARRVRRRNPRAEACLEAVFPDLDAAGLSAEGRRLGDQIRAFAFAEAKKTLAAIAEQLGIPEEEPSP from the coding sequence ATGGGCCCGAAACGCCAGGTTTCCGGTGAACAACGCGCGCGGGGCGCCGCCCGGCGCGGGATCGCCCTCGCCCTCGCCCTGGCCGCCCTCGTGGCGAGCGCGCCGGCCCTCAACCCCGACCGGCGGATCCACGAGTACGGGGTCAGCATCTGGACCACGGAGAGCGGCCTCCCCCAGCAGACCGTCCGGGCGGTCGTTCAGACCGACGACGGTTACCTGTGGCTGGCCACCTACGAGGGGCTGGTCCGCTTCGACGGGTTCCGGTTCACCGTCTTCGAGAAGTCCAACACGCCCGAGATCCGCAACAACAGCATCCGCAACCTCTTCCTGGACTCGCAGGGCCGGATGTGGATCTGTTCGACGGACGGGTTGGCCTACGCCCGGGGCGGCGCCTTCCGGTGCTACACCCGCCGGGACGGGCTCCCGTCCGACTTCATCAGCACCCTGGCCCAGGACGCCGACGGCTTCATCCTGGCCGGAACCGACCACGGGTTGAGCGCCCTCTCGGGGGACCGCTTTCACCCCGTCCGGGAGGGCGGCCTGGACCGGCGGGTGATCACCTGTCTGGCGGCCGGGGCCGCGGGCGGCACCTGGGTCGGGACCGCGCGGGACGGCCTCTTCCGGCTCCGGGACGGGACGTGCGCCCGCTACACGGTGGAGAGCGGGCTCCCGTCCAACCAGGTGCAGGCGGTCTGCGAGAGCCGTCGGACCGGCGTGTGGATCGGCACGCCCAAAGGCCTGGCCCGTCTCCACCAGGGGGCCCTCCGCGTCTTCACCACGGCCGACGGGTTACCCGACAACTCCATCAACTGCCTCTTCGAGGACCAGCGGGGCTCCCTGTGGGTCGGCACGGAGAACGGCGGCCTGTCCCGTTTCCGGAACGGGGCCTTCACCTCCCGGTACCTCCTCAACCGGCCCAGCGAGTGCGCCGTCTACTCCATCAACGAGGACCTGGAAGGGTCCCTGTGGGTAGGGACCTGGGGCGGGCTCTACCAGTTCAAGGACGACAAGTTCGCACTCTACAACCGCCGGAACGGGTTGCCGGTGGACGCCGTGCGGTCCCTCTTCCAGGACCGCTCCGGCCGGATCTGGGTGGGCACGGTGGGCGGGGGCCTGCTGGAGTGGAAGGACGGTCGCATCCGGACGGTCCGCCTGTCGGAAAAGGACGTCTCCGATTCGGTCCTCTCCATGGCCGAAAGCCCGGACGGGACCCTGTGGCTGGGAACGTACACCACCGGCCTGTACGCCCTGAGGGGCGACACCGTGACCTGTTACACGGACCGGCTGGCCCTTCCCCGGAAGCTGGTCCGGGCGGTCCTGGCGGACGCGGCCGGGCATCTGTGGGTCGGCATCGACGGCGGGGGGGTCCTGATGGTGAAGGAGGACCGGGTGGCCGCGGTGTACGACACGCGGAACGGGCTCTCCGACAACGCGGTCTACTGCCTGGCCCAATCCGCCGACGGCTCCGTCTGGGCGGGGACCTACGGCGGCAGGCTGAACCAGATCCGGGACGGCCGCGTCACGGTGTGGGGGGAGCGGCAGGGCCTGACCCCGACGCCGATCTTCACCCTGCGTCCGGAACGCGACGGCACCCTGTGGCTCGGCACCAACGGCGGCGTCATCCGGTTCCGGGCGGGGCGTTTCGTTTCCATCACCAGCGGCGACGGGCTGGCCAGCGACAAGGCCTTCCAGATCGTGGAGGACCAGCGCGGCTTCTTCTGGATGAACTCCAACAAGGGCATTTTCCGCGTCCGGAAGGCGGAACTCGACGATTTCGCCGACCGGCGGAAGTCCCGGGTGGAGTGCGTCCTCTTCGGCCGCGAACAGGGGTACGAACTGGAGACCACCGGCCCGGCGCAGCCTGCCGGGTGGCTGATGGACAACGGCAAAGTCTGGCTCGCCTCCCGCAACGGCGTGGTGGTCTTCGACCCCTACCACATCCCCCGGAACCCGGTACCCCCGCCGGTCATCATCGAGAGCGCCCTCATCGACAACCGGCCCTTCGCCGTGGACCGCCCCGCCACGGCGGAAGCGGGGGCCGGCAGGGTGGACGTCGCCTTCACGGCGATCAGCCCCATGCAACCGCGCCAGGTCCGCTTCCAGTACTGGCTGGAGCCCTTCGACCGCACCTGGGTGGAGGGAGGCGCCGAGCGGTCGGCCCGCTACACCAACATCCCGCCGGGGGAGTACACGTTTCACGTGAGGGCCTGCAACAACGACGGGGTCTGGAACACCGGCGGCAAGTCCTTCTCCTTCCGGCTCAAGCCCCACTTCTACCAGACGGTCTGGTTCTACGCCCTGCTCGCCCTCTCCCTCGTCCTCGCCGGGTACGGCCTCTTCTGGGTCCGAAGCCGGGCGGTGAACCTGCGGAGGGAAAAGCGCCAGCGGCTCAACCAGACCCTCCTCGACCTGGCCCGGTCCGAAGCCCTGCGGCGGGGCAACGTGGAGGGGCTCCTCGAGGAGCTGGCCGGGGGGTCGTGCCGGGCCCTGCGGCTCCAGCGGACCGGGGTCTGGGTCTGCGACGCCGGGGCGACCCGTTTTCGCCGGCTGATCCTCCACGACCGCGAGGAGGGGACCGATCGCCGGGAGGCCGTGCTCGCGCCGGACGCGCTTCGGGACCTCCTCTCCCTGCTGGAAGGCAGGCGCTCCTTCGCGGTGGAGGACTGCCGGAAGACCCCGCCGCCAGGGCCCGCGAACGGCGGGCCGCCGTGGTCCGACCGGACCCGGGCGCTCCTGGCCGTCCCCATCCAGTCCGGCGGCCGGATGAAGGGGATCCTCTGCTGCGAGCACGCCGGTTCACCCCGGGCGTGGACCCACGACGAGCAGTCCTTCGCGGCCTCCCTGGCGGACTACGTTTCCCTCGTCCTCGAAACCGCCGAGCGCCGGCAGGCCGAAGCGGAACTCCGGAAGGCCGAGGCGCAGTACCGGGGCATCGTGGAAAACGCCGCGGAGGGGATCTTCCGGGCCACGCCCTCCGGCCGCATCGTCACCGCGAACCGGGCCTTCGCGTCCATCCTCGGCTACGCGGGCCTCCGGGAGGTGCTCGAGGGCGGGGGGGTCTCCTTCCCCGGCCACTTCAAGGACCCGGGACAGTCCGAGGCGCTCTTCCGGCAGGTCCTGGAGGAGGGGTCGGTCCGGGGGTTCGAGTTCGCCGCCAGCCTGCGGGACGGCTCCCCGGCCGAATTGTCCGTGAATGCCCACGTCATTCGCGACGCCGAACAGCGGGCCCTCTACGTGGAGGGGATGCTGGAGGACGTCACCGGGAAGAAGCGGGCCGAAGCGATGCGAGTCGCCAAGGAAGCCGCGGAGAAGGCCACGCGCGCCAAGAGCGATTTCCTGGCCAACATGAGCCACGAGATCCGGACCCCCCTCAACGCCATCATCGGCTTCACGTGGCTGATGCAGCAGACGGACCTCACCGGGCGGCAGCAGGACTACGCCGACAAGATCGCCGTGTCCTCGGAGGCCCTCCTGGGGGTCATCAACGAGGTCCTGGACTTTTCCAAGATCGAGGCCGGGAAGCTGGAACTGGAGGCGGTCCCCTTCCGCCTCTCCCGGATCCTGGACAACCTGGAGGGGATGTTCTCCCAGAAAGCGGACGAGAAGGGCCTCACCCTCCGGGTCTCCCACGCGCCGGAGATCCCGGCGTGCCTGCGCGGAGACCCGCTCCGCCTCCGGCAGGTGCTCATCAACCTGATCGGCAACGCCGTGAAATTCACCCGGGCCGGGGAGGTCGAGGTCGCCACCGAACCGGCCTCCCGGGAGGGGGAGCGGGTCGCGGTGCGGTTCACGGTCAAGGATTCGGGGGTCGGGATGTCCGCGGAGGAAGTCGGGCGGCTGTTCCAGCCCTTCTCTCAGGGGGGGTCCTACATTTCCCGGGTCTACGGGGGCACGGGCCTGGGGTTGATGATCAGCCAGCGCCTGGTGGAGTTGATGGGCGGGCGGATCGAGGTCGCGAGCGAGCCGGGCCGGGGGAGTGTGTTCAGCTTCACCGTCGGCTTCGCGGTCTGCGACCCGGACGTCGAGGAGCGGGCCGCACCCGCCCCGGACCTCTCCGGGCTCCGCGCCCTGATCGTGGAGGACAACCCCGTCAACCAGCAGGTGCTGTGGGAGACCCTCGCCGGGGGCGGGATCGTCTCCGACCTGGCGTCGAACGGGCGGGAGGCCCTGCAGGCGCTCGAGAAGCAGGACTACGACCTGGTCCTGATGGACATCCAGATGCCGGAGATGGACGGTTACGAGGCAACCCGGCTGATCCGGGAGAACCCCCGGTACCGCCGCCTGCCCATCATCGCCATGACCGCCCACGCCGTCCAGGGGTACCGGGAGGAGTGCCTGGCGCGGGGCATGTCGGATTACGTGACCAAGCCCATCATCCCGGAAACCCTGTTCGCAACCCTGGGGCGCTGGGGTCGGGAATACCGGGCCAGCGACGGCCCGGGGGGATCGCCGGCCCCCGCCCATTCCCGGGCCGCCACGGGGGAGCCCGTCCGTCCCCCGGAGCCCGCGCCCGGCGGGCCTTCCCTGCCCGACCGCCTGCCCGGGTTCGACCTCGCGGAGGGGACCCGCCGGATCGGCGGCAACCGAGCCCGGTACGCCCGTTTCCTGGCGGATTTCCGGGGCGTGTGCACCGCCCGGTGCGAGGAGATCCGCACGCACCGCGAAACCGGGGACCGGGAAAAGCTCGCGGAAGCGGTGCACGGCCTCAAGGGCGCGGCGGGCAACCTCTCCGCCGTCGACATCCTCGGCGCCTGCCGGGACGTGGAGAAGGCGCTCCGCGGCGAGGGGGAGGGAACGCCGGCCGAGTCCGTCGAGCACCTGCTCCGGACCCTGCGGGAAGCCGAGGCGGCGCTGTCGTGCCTGGAAGCGGCCGCCACCCCCGCCCCGCCGCCCCGCGCGACCTCCCCGTCCCCCACAGCCCGGCTCCGCGCGAACCTGGCGGAGCTGGCCCGGCGGGTCCGGCGGCGAAACCCCCGGGCCGAAGCGTGCCTGGAAGCGGTGTTCCCGGACCTGGACGCCGCCGGGCTGTCCGCGGAAGGGCGGCGCCTCGGGGACCAGATCCGGGCCTTCGCCTTCGCCGAGGCGAAAAAGACCCTGGCCGCGATTGCGGAGCAACTCGGAATCCCGGAGGAGGAGCCGTCGCCCTGA
- a CDS encoding FkbM family methyltransferase — MKFRDYVLKKIKTIGRRLGAELVNAAEPSEWAGGLAGYREGGEALGQSPGHDFVACVLNHFGESRAQLFQDLFVLFQTGGKRDGYFVEFGAANGVTHSNSCLLERGFGWSGILAEPARGWHDALRANRRCAVDTRCVWSRSGERLAFRETPDGGLSTLDALAGADGFARSREGGAIYPVDTVSLNELLETHGAPETLDYLSVDTEGSELTILEAFDFSRFDVRILTVEHNFTPERERLRALLQAKGYRRVFEKFSRWDDWYVKPGPAGQAGPWTV; from the coding sequence ATGAAATTTCGTGATTATGTCCTGAAGAAAATCAAGACAATCGGGCGGCGGCTCGGCGCCGAGCTGGTGAATGCCGCGGAACCTTCGGAATGGGCGGGGGGGCTGGCGGGGTACCGCGAAGGGGGCGAAGCCCTCGGCCAGAGCCCCGGGCACGACTTCGTCGCCTGCGTCCTGAATCACTTCGGGGAGTCGCGGGCGCAGCTTTTCCAGGACCTTTTCGTGCTGTTCCAGACCGGCGGGAAACGGGACGGGTACTTCGTCGAGTTCGGCGCGGCCAACGGCGTCACCCACAGCAACTCCTGCCTGCTGGAGCGGGGGTTCGGCTGGTCCGGCATCCTGGCCGAGCCGGCCCGCGGCTGGCACGACGCGCTCCGGGCCAACCGCCGGTGCGCCGTCGACACGCGCTGCGTCTGGAGCCGGAGCGGGGAACGCCTCGCCTTCAGGGAAACACCGGACGGCGGGCTCTCCACCCTCGACGCCCTCGCCGGGGCGGACGGCTTCGCGCGCTCACGGGAGGGGGGAGCGATCTACCCGGTGGACACCGTCTCCCTCAACGAGCTGCTCGAAACCCACGGGGCGCCGGAAACCCTCGATTACCTCTCCGTGGACACCGAGGGCTCCGAACTCACCATCCTGGAGGCCTTCGACTTTTCCCGCTTCGATGTCCGCATCCTCACGGTGGAACATAACTTCACGCCGGAGCGCGAGCGCCTCCGCGCCCTGCTGCAGGCAAAAGGCTACCGCCGGGTCTTCGAGAAGTTCTCCCGCTGGGACGACTGGTACGTCAAGCCGGGCCCGGCGGGTCAGGCAGGGCCCTGGACGGTCTGA